Genomic segment of Gloeocapsa sp. PCC 7428:
TGAAATGGCACAAGCAGAATACAAGTTTGCGTTGCTTTTTGAAAATCAATCAACGCCCGCGTGAAATTATCAAGGCGAGTTGCAGTTAGTTGGGGATGCGATCGCAAAGTTACCGCGACTCTCGGCGCAGGTAAATCCCATAACCCTGGTACGGGCGCAGATTCTAACGCCCACACTGGATCGGGGGCGAGAGTACACGGAATTCCCCATTCTGATAATAACGCCGCACTGCCCTGATCGCGGACACTCACTGCGGTACACTTGCCAAAAGCTCGCCGTGCTAGCTTCATTGTCGTATTGCGCTTTAATGGGCCAATTCCCTGCGCCCAAGCGATCGTTTTCAATCCAAGCTGTTGCGCTAGAATCATTAATCCGCCGTAGTACAACGGGCTAATCGCACTCGTGACATCTTGCAGCAAACTTCCACCACCCCAAACGAACGCATCTGATTTGCGCAAAGTTTGGAGTACGCTGAATAAATTCAAGCGATCGCACGCTTCAACGTGATAGCGATCGCGCGTCTGTTGTGGATTACCCGAAAGTACGATTGGCGTCACATGGTTTGGTAGCATTTGCAATAAGGTTGCAAGCAAAGCCTCATCGCCACCGTTGCCTTTACCATAATAGCCACACAAAACAACTCGCATCTTCCTCACGTCATTACCTCAGATAACTTAACAAAAACTCTATCCGAGATTGTCATCCCTCAAAAAATTCAAAGTAGTAGCATAATAAAGCACTGAAGTATCTATTTCTTCACCCTGACCTCCGACCCCTGATCCCTCATTATGCACGCCCTCTCAATTCCAACTTGGATTATTCACGTTTCTAGTGTGATTGAATGGATTGCCGCAATTTGGTTAATCTGGACATATGGTGAAGTCACTCGTAATCGTAGCTGGTGGGCTTTATCTGTTGCGATGTTACCCGCACTTGTGAGTGCGATGTGTGCTTGTACGTGGCATTTTTTTGATAATGCTGAGTCGCTAGAGTGGCTAGTGACGCTGCAAGCGACAATGACAGTTGTTGGAAATTTCACACTGTTAATTGCTGCGTGGTTGATTTGGCGTTCTACAACCGAAGGAGAGGTCAGAGGTCAGGGGTCAGGGGTCAGGGATATAGGAAAGAACTAAAACCTAAGGAGACAATCAAAAATGTCTACAAGCTCAAATCTCGTAGTTTTAACTGTAGGAATTCTCCAATTTCTGATCTCTGAGTCCTCTTCATTTCAGTGTTAGCCAAAAGCCGAAACTATGATTCAAGATGTCTCGTTCCTTATACACCCTTCCAAAGAAACGCTATTTGCGTTATCGTTGTTTCCTTACTTGGGTTTTTTATGGTTTCTCACGCGGACTCCGCAAATGCCACGTTTAGCATTAATTGGCTTTTACTGCACATTAGTATTTGTTGGTGTCACCATTCCTGCTGGAATTTATGCTCAAGTTCACTATGGTGAATCATTAGCAAATGTTGATTGGTTACACGGAGGTGCAGAATTTTTCTTGACGCTATCGAATATTTTGGTCGTGCTAGGCTTCCGACAAGCCATCAAAGAAAGAGAAGCGAAAAGTTAATCACAGCGAATTACCAGTTACCCTTATGGAAGTTATACCAGCGATAGATTTACTTGCAGGGAAATGCGTGCGGTTATATCAAGGAGATTATGCGCGATCGCAAGTCTTCAACGATAATCCCGCAGACGTAGCGCAGCAATGGGTAGAACAAGGCGCAACGCGATTGCACGTTGTCGATCTCGATGGCGCGAAGCAAGGTAAGGTTGTCAATCTAGCTGCGATTGAGGCGATTACTGCGGCGGTATCCGTACCAATTCAAGTTGGCGGAGGATTACGCGATTCCACTAGCGTTGCACAGTTATTAGACTTAGGCGTACAGCGCGTGATTTTAGGAACCGTTGCTGTTGAACAACCGCAATTAGTCGCCGACTTATGTCAAGAGTTTCCTGGGCAAATCGTTGTTGGAATTGATGCGCGCAATGGTAAAGTTGCAACACGCGGTTGGCTAGAAACATCAGAAGTGTTAGCAACGCAACTTGCAACGCAGATGCAAGAATTGGGTGCTGCTGCAATCATTTATACTGATATTCACCGTGATGGTACGCTATCAGGACCTAATTTAGAAGCGCTGAGAGAACTCGCAACAGAAATTTCGATTCCGGTAATTGCTTCTGGCGGTGTCAGTTCGGTTACAGATTTATTGAGTTTGCTGGCTCTCGAACCGTTGGGGGTCATCGGTGCAATTGTTGGTCGTGCATTATACACTGGAGATATTTCGCTCAAAAGTGCGGTGCAAGCAGTTGGACAAGGTAGATTACAAGATATTCCACCCGATTTAGGATTTTCAGCGTTTGCTTAATTTTATCTGTGAGTGGTAATCGGTAATTGGTAATGGGTAATGAAATTTAACTAAAAATTATCGCCCAACAACATTGGTTTAAATTAAATAATAGAAAATCAAAAATTGATACTATATACCTACGCACCAATTACCCATTACCAGCCTTTAAATTGAGTCGATTTTCACTCAGTTACTATGGAAACATTGGCAAAGTGGACAGTAGACGATTATCACCGGATGATTGCATCGGGTATTTTAGACGATCGCCGCGTTGAATTGTTGGCGGGAAAAATTTACGAAATGACACCAGAAGCACCAATACACGCGTTTTGTGGAGGAAGCTTAGCTGATTATTTCCGCGATCGCCTCAATCGTCAAGCCTTGGTTCGCGAATCCCGCCCCATTACACTTGAAACTTCAGAACCAGAGCCAGATATTGCCATTGTACGGGGTTCTTGGAGCGATTACCGAAAGCGTCACCCTGGAGCTAATGACATCTATCTGGTGGTAGAGATATCTAATTCAAGTTTAACCAAAGTCTTAAAACAGAAGCAGCCTATATATGCAGCAGCAGGAATTCAAGAGTATTGGATATTAGATCTCACTGCGCTACAGCTAATTGTATTTCGCAATCCCCAAAGCAACGAGTATCAATCACGACAAGATATTAAATCTGGGATAGTATCTCCCCTAGCATTTCCAGCGATTACTTTATCAGTCGAGCAATTATTTTCGGTTTAATAGCGATCTCGCCCTTCAATCCAAGCTAAAATTTGTTCTTGGGAAACATGGTAAATTCCACGTTTGGTGATTGGATCGTAAGCACTCCACCAAATATTACCTTGGCGATCGCAAATAGACCAAACTTGCAGTTCTGATGATATGAGAAAATATTTGCGTAGCACTTGCCAAACGCTGTGTAGCCTGAATCGAAAACCTTGTTGAGTACATTTATCGAGTTGATTTTCGTTCATTTTCCTTCGTTGAGATTTTTGCCAATCGACTAAATTCATCGTGTAAACCCTAAGTTTCTTGTGCTAAAGATAGTAGAATCTAACTAATATCTGAACATGACTTTATTGCTTCGATTGAGCAACAAACAAATCAGAAATTGAATCACGTCTATCAGTAAATTTGATAGATGATTTTTGTATTTTTGCGACAATACAGATAGTGCTGATGTATTCGTTATGGGTTTTGACTACCAAAGCCAACTCAAGCTGTCTCAACTGCAAGTTTTAATCGCAGTCGCCGATTGTGGTAGTTTTAGTGAGGCTGCTTTGCAGATGCAAATGTCACAATCAGCAGTAAGTTATGCGATCGCGACTTTAGAAGAAGAACTAGGCATTTTACTGTTTACACGAGGGCGTTATGGCGCACATCTGACTTTTGTAGGCGAGCAAATTGTCGATCGCGCGCGTCAGGTTTTGTACTTAATGGAGGATATTGTTAAACAAGCAAACTTAGCTAAAGGTTTACAAGGCGGTTTAGTACGAATCTCAGCATTTCGCAGTGCCGGAACGCATATTTTACCAAAAATTATTGCGCAATTTTGTCAGCGCTATCCGGCGATCGCGGTGAGTATCGCAGAGTACGACGATCGCGCGAATGTAGAAGATGATTTACGCAAAGGGCGTGCTGATATTGGGATTACGTATTTACCAACAAGCCATGAATTTGAAACTTGGGAATTGATGCATGATGAATTTGTCGTACTATTTCCTCCCAGCTTTGAGCCAAAATCCACTCAGCCGAGTTGGGAAGACTTAAAAGTTTATCCTTTGATTGTGCCTCCCGACGGCTGTGACTGCGATACGATGATGTACGCTCATTGTGCTAAATATGGTGTAACACTACAGGCAACGTATAAAATTCGCTCTGATACCACAATAGTTAACATGGTTGCACAAGGATTAGGAACTGCGATTAGTCCTCGCCTTGCTGCTGAACCAATTCCAGAAGGGGTACAAGTTTTTAGTCTTCCAGTACCCTTTTTTCGGACGATTAATGTTGCTATACTCGCAGACGCGTTACTAACTCCGGCTGGATTTGCATTGCTCGATCTTCTCAAAAATAGCTTTGTACCAAGCCGTCTCTAGCGATCGCAGTATAATTATTTCACCCTACAAAATCCTAAGTGATGGGACGATTATCAAATCAAGTTATCGTTGTCGTTGGTGGCGGTTCGGGAATTGGGTTAGCTGTGGCGAAACTAGCTCATGCTGAAGAGGCAAGGGTCATTATTTTAGGGCGTTCATTAACAAAGCTCGAACAAGCAAAAAGTTTAATTGGGCAAAATATCAGAGCGATCGCAACAGATATCATGGATGAAACCGCAGTTACTCAAGCATTTGCTGAAATTGGAACTTTCGATCATTTGTTCATTTCTGCTCAAGATGCTACTACGGCGACCTTATCAGAAACTACCATCGAAAAACTGCGTCCTACCTTGGATAGTAAAATTTGGGGAGCCTTCCATGTTGTGAAACACAGCATCTTTCAAATGCGTTCTGATGGCTCAATTACCTTTATTTCGGGTTTAGCTGGGCGACGCGGTTATCCTGGCTTAGCAGTAGCAGGAGCCGCGAATGCAGGAATTGAAGCAGTTGCGCGAAATTTAGCAGTTGAGTTAGCGCCTATACGAGTCAATACAGTTTGTGCAGGTGTTGTTGATACAGAAATGCTCGATAGAATATTTGGCGATCAACGTGCAGAGGTGGTGAAAGCGATCGCCCAAAAACTTCCTGTTAAGCTTGGAAAACCAGAGGAAATTGAGGCGGTGCAGTTTTATTTTTAATGGGCAACGGTTTTATGACAGGAGCTACTGTGCTAATAGACGGTGGAGATGCATTGGTTTAATTGCGTATAAATACATATAGATTAGAGCGGGTGCGCATTATTTCAGTATGTAGAGCAAGTGAGGAGGTAAAACTATATGAATGCTCCAGAGTTTGATCAAAAATTTGATGCAAATGAGGACATCACCGCATACCTTGATCTGAACACGATTCATCGTCCAGCTTATGAGCAACGACGAGTAAACGTTGATTTTCCCACATGGATGATTGAAGCACTTGATCAAGAGGCTGCACGCATAGGCGTAACCCGACAATCAATCATAAAAGTTTGGATTGCCGAGCGACTTGAGCAGCTAGCTAGCGCCCCACACTCCCTACTACTCGTGCATCGTTGGGATAATCGCCATGATTAGTGTTGTTATTATTAGTAATATTACCGTGAATTTGAAAGATAAAATTGAGATACAACTTAAGTATCACAAACAGCTAAATGGCTAAGGATCGCTTTCACGATGCAGTTAAGATAGCGTTAGAGAAAGAAAGGTGGATAATTACTGCCGATCCTTACGAGATAAGTGTTGGGGATGTAGACTTTGAAATAGATTTGGCAGCAGAAATGTTAGCTGCTGAACGAGCAGGTGAAAAAATTGCAGTTGAAATTAAGAGTTTTATCGGGAGATCAAGTGTATCAGAATTCCACACCGCCCTTGGGCAATTTATCAATTATCAATTTGCTCTCGAAGAATTTGAACCTGATCGCCAACTTTATCTTGCAGTGCCTGAGTCAATTTATAACTCATTTTTTCAGCGTCGTTTTATACAGTCAGTGATTATAAGAACTCGTATTCGTTTACTGGTTTACGATGAAACACAGGAGGTGATTGTTCAATGGCTGTAGAGCAATATCGTCAAATCATTCAACAATTAATTTTAGAACGAGCAAAAAGGGGTGTATCACAAGAGAACATTGAAACGCAGGCTATCTTAGATACAGAGCGAGAGCATTACCTCTTGTTGCATACAGGTTGGCGTGGAAATCGTCGAATACATGGGTGCAGCCTGCATCTTGACATCAAAGACGGCAAAATCTGGATTCAGCATGATGGAACAGAGGTTGGAATTGCAACGCAACTCCTAGAATTGGGTGTACCAAAAGAAGATA
This window contains:
- a CDS encoding DUF3593 domain-containing protein, encoding MIQDVSFLIHPSKETLFALSLFPYLGFLWFLTRTPQMPRLALIGFYCTLVFVGVTIPAGIYAQVHYGESLANVDWLHGGAEFFLTLSNILVVLGFRQAIKEREAKS
- the brnA gene encoding type II toxin-antitoxin system BrnA family antitoxin: MNAPEFDQKFDANEDITAYLDLNTIHRPAYEQRRVNVDFPTWMIEALDQEAARIGVTRQSIIKVWIAERLEQLASAPHSLLLVHRWDNRHD
- a CDS encoding SDR family oxidoreductase, encoding MGRLSNQVIVVVGGGSGIGLAVAKLAHAEEARVIILGRSLTKLEQAKSLIGQNIRAIATDIMDETAVTQAFAEIGTFDHLFISAQDATTATLSETTIEKLRPTLDSKIWGAFHVVKHSIFQMRSDGSITFISGLAGRRGYPGLAVAGAANAGIEAVARNLAVELAPIRVNTVCAGVVDTEMLDRIFGDQRAEVVKAIAQKLPVKLGKPEEIEAVQFYF
- the hisA gene encoding 1-(5-phosphoribosyl)-5-[(5-phosphoribosylamino)methylideneamino]imidazole-4-carboxamide isomerase codes for the protein MEVIPAIDLLAGKCVRLYQGDYARSQVFNDNPADVAQQWVEQGATRLHVVDLDGAKQGKVVNLAAIEAITAAVSVPIQVGGGLRDSTSVAQLLDLGVQRVILGTVAVEQPQLVADLCQEFPGQIVVGIDARNGKVATRGWLETSEVLATQLATQMQELGAAAIIYTDIHRDGTLSGPNLEALRELATEISIPVIASGGVSSVTDLLSLLALEPLGVIGAIVGRALYTGDISLKSAVQAVGQGRLQDIPPDLGFSAFA
- a CDS encoding XisI protein → MAVEQYRQIIQQLILERAKRGVSQENIETQAILDTEREHYLLLHTGWRGNRRIHGCSLHLDIKDGKIWIQHDGTEVGIATQLLELGVPKEDIVLAFHSPYMRQFTEFAIN
- a CDS encoding DUF2499 domain-containing protein — encoded protein: MHALSIPTWIIHVSSVIEWIAAIWLIWTYGEVTRNRSWWALSVAMLPALVSAMCACTWHFFDNAESLEWLVTLQATMTVVGNFTLLIAAWLIWRSTTEGEVRGQGSGVRDIGKN
- the csaB gene encoding polysaccharide pyruvyl transferase CsaB translates to MRVVLCGYYGKGNGGDEALLATLLQMLPNHVTPIVLSGNPQQTRDRYHVEACDRLNLFSVLQTLRKSDAFVWGGGSLLQDVTSAISPLYYGGLMILAQQLGLKTIAWAQGIGPLKRNTTMKLARRAFGKCTAVSVRDQGSAALLSEWGIPCTLAPDPVWALESAPVPGLWDLPAPRVAVTLRSHPQLTATRLDNFTRALIDFQKATQTCILLVPFQQSQDLAIAEAVASKLPGVHKVLCLEDPQALKGLFRGVEMAIGMRLHSLIMAAAEGCRCFALSYDPKVSKLMIELDLPGWNLTEIPEEHYVICNTLLECYANGNFLTPDQIHSLIDRALMHQDFLHQVLSS
- a CDS encoding XisH family protein produces the protein MAKDRFHDAVKIALEKERWIITADPYEISVGDVDFEIDLAAEMLAAERAGEKIAVEIKSFIGRSSVSEFHTALGQFINYQFALEEFEPDRQLYLAVPESIYNSFFQRRFIQSVIIRTRIRLLVYDETQEVIVQWL
- a CDS encoding Uma2 family endonuclease — protein: METLAKWTVDDYHRMIASGILDDRRVELLAGKIYEMTPEAPIHAFCGGSLADYFRDRLNRQALVRESRPITLETSEPEPDIAIVRGSWSDYRKRHPGANDIYLVVEISNSSLTKVLKQKQPIYAAAGIQEYWILDLTALQLIVFRNPQSNEYQSRQDIKSGIVSPLAFPAITLSVEQLFSV
- a CDS encoding LysR family transcriptional regulator; translated protein: MGFDYQSQLKLSQLQVLIAVADCGSFSEAALQMQMSQSAVSYAIATLEEELGILLFTRGRYGAHLTFVGEQIVDRARQVLYLMEDIVKQANLAKGLQGGLVRISAFRSAGTHILPKIIAQFCQRYPAIAVSIAEYDDRANVEDDLRKGRADIGITYLPTSHEFETWELMHDEFVVLFPPSFEPKSTQPSWEDLKVYPLIVPPDGCDCDTMMYAHCAKYGVTLQATYKIRSDTTIVNMVAQGLGTAISPRLAAEPIPEGVQVFSLPVPFFRTINVAILADALLTPAGFALLDLLKNSFVPSRL